The following proteins come from a genomic window of Sulfitobacter indolifex:
- the pheT gene encoding phenylalanine--tRNA ligase subunit beta gives MKFTLSWLKDHLDTTASIDEITYALTDLGLEVEGVENPAAKLADFTLGYVQSAEKHPDADRLNVCQVETDEGVMQIICGAPNARAGITVVVAKPGVYVPGIDTTIGVGKIRGVESFGMMASEREMELSEEHDGIIELPSGKPGDRFIDWLAENDSAKVDPVIEIAITPNRPDALGVRGIARDLAARGLGKLKPRDCDAVEGSFAAPISVSIDDDTLDGCPVFYGRVIKGVKNGPSPAWLQDCLRAIGLRPISFLVDVTNFFTFDRNRPLHVFDADKVKGNLRVHRAKGGEEIVALDDKTYTLQAGQMVISDDSGVESIAGIMGGEATGVTEDTVNVFVESAYWDPVQIAYAGRALKINSDARYRFERGVDPAWTPYGIEHATRMILDHAGGEASEVVVAGQVPDTRRAYKLDAAKVQSLVGMTIPESDQRQTLTALGFQLDGDMAQVPSWRPDVQGEADLVEEVARIASLTKLEGKPLPRLTSGVPRPVLSPMQRRVVTARRTAAALGYNECVTYSFIDQASAALFGGGTDETRLENPISSDMSHMRPDLLPGLLQAAARNQARGFADMALFEVGPAFSGGEPGEEQMMVSGLLVGRTGPRDLHGAARAVDVFDAKADAEAVLAAIGAPAKVQILRGASEWWHPGRHGKICLGPKKVLGVFGEVHPRVLAAMDVKGPAMAFTIWPAEVPLPRKSGATRPALQISDLQAVERDFAFVVDADVEALALVNAAKGADKNLIEDVRVFDEFIGGSLGEGKKSLAITVRLQPSDKTLKDADIEAVGAKVVEKVTKATGGVLRG, from the coding sequence ATGAAATTCACTCTCTCCTGGCTCAAGGACCATCTCGACACCACGGCGTCGATTGATGAGATCACCTATGCCCTGACCGACCTCGGCCTCGAAGTCGAAGGCGTCGAGAACCCGGCAGCGAAGTTGGCCGACTTTACCCTCGGCTATGTGCAATCGGCCGAGAAACACCCCGATGCCGACCGGCTGAACGTCTGTCAGGTGGAAACCGACGAAGGCGTCATGCAGATCATCTGCGGCGCGCCGAATGCGCGGGCGGGCATCACCGTCGTTGTGGCCAAGCCGGGCGTCTATGTGCCGGGGATCGACACGACCATCGGCGTCGGCAAAATTCGCGGCGTTGAGAGCTTCGGCATGATGGCCTCTGAGCGCGAGATGGAGTTGAGCGAAGAGCACGACGGCATCATCGAGCTGCCCTCTGGTAAGCCCGGCGACCGTTTCATTGATTGGCTGGCCGAGAATGACTCGGCCAAGGTCGACCCGGTGATCGAGATCGCCATTACACCCAACCGCCCCGACGCGCTCGGCGTGCGCGGCATTGCGCGTGACCTCGCGGCGCGGGGCTTGGGCAAGTTGAAGCCGCGCGATTGCGATGCGGTTGAAGGTAGCTTTGCTGCGCCCATCAGCGTCAGCATTGACGACGACACGCTGGACGGCTGCCCGGTGTTCTATGGTCGCGTGATCAAGGGCGTGAAGAACGGCCCCAGCCCGGCGTGGCTGCAAGATTGCCTGCGCGCCATTGGGCTGCGTCCGATCTCTTTCCTCGTGGATGTGACCAACTTCTTCACCTTCGACCGCAACCGCCCGCTGCATGTTTTTGACGCCGATAAGGTCAAAGGCAACCTGCGCGTTCACCGCGCCAAGGGCGGCGAAGAGATCGTGGCGTTGGACGACAAGACCTACACCCTGCAAGCGGGGCAGATGGTTATCTCCGACGATAGCGGTGTGGAAAGCATCGCCGGCATCATGGGCGGTGAAGCGACAGGCGTGACCGAAGACACCGTGAACGTCTTTGTCGAGAGCGCCTATTGGGATCCGGTGCAGATCGCCTATGCGGGCCGCGCGCTCAAGATCAACTCCGACGCGCGCTACCGTTTCGAGCGGGGCGTGGACCCGGCATGGACGCCTTATGGCATCGAACATGCCACGCGGATGATCCTCGATCACGCGGGCGGCGAAGCGTCTGAGGTTGTGGTTGCGGGGCAGGTGCCGGACACCCGCCGCGCTTACAAGCTGGACGCGGCCAAAGTGCAGTCGCTGGTCGGTATGACGATCCCCGAGAGCGACCAGCGCCAGACGTTGACCGCGTTAGGCTTCCAGCTCGACGGTGACATGGCGCAGGTGCCAAGCTGGCGGCCCGATGTGCAGGGTGAGGCCGATCTGGTGGAAGAGGTCGCGCGGATTGCCTCGCTGACCAAGTTGGAGGGTAAACCCCTGCCGCGCCTCACGTCCGGCGTGCCGCGCCCCGTGCTCTCGCCGATGCAGCGCCGCGTGGTGACCGCACGGCGCACGGCGGCGGCGCTCGGGTACAATGAATGCGTGACCTACAGCTTCATCGATCAGGCCTCTGCCGCGCTCTTTGGTGGTGGCACGGATGAGACGCGCCTCGAAAACCCGATCTCCTCAGATATGAGCCACATGCGCCCCGATCTGCTGCCCGGCCTGTTGCAGGCTGCCGCCCGCAATCAGGCGCGTGGCTTTGCTGACATGGCGCTGTTTGAGGTTGGTCCGGCCTTCTCTGGCGGTGAGCCGGGCGAGGAGCAGATGATGGTCAGCGGCCTGTTGGTGGGCCGCACTGGCCCGCGTGACCTGCATGGCGCAGCGCGCGCGGTTGATGTGTTTGATGCTAAGGCCGATGCCGAGGCCGTGCTGGCCGCCATCGGTGCGCCCGCCAAGGTGCAAATCCTGCGGGGTGCTTCGGAGTGGTGGCATCCGGGCCGTCACGGCAAAATCTGCCTTGGCCCGAAAAAGGTGCTGGGCGTCTTTGGCGAAGTGCACCCCCGCGTTCTGGCTGCGATGGACGTCAAAGGCCCGGCAATGGCCTTCACCATCTGGCCTGCCGAAGTGCCGTTGCCGCGTAAATCCGGTGCCACGCGCCCAGCGTTGCAGATCAGCGATCTTCAGGCGGTCGAGCGTGACTTTGCCTTTGTCGTCGATGCCGATGTTGAGGCGCTGGCATTGGTGAATGCCGCCAAGGGTGCCGACAAGAACCTGATCGAAGACGTGCGCGTTTTTGACGAGTTCATTGGCGGCAGCCTTGGCGAAGGCAAGAAATCCCTCGCCATCACCGTGCGTTTGCAGCCGAGTGACAAGACGCTGAAAGATGCCGACATCGAAGCGGTTGGTGCCAAGGTTGTTGAAAAGGTGACCAAAGCCACGGGCGGCGTGCTGCGCGGCTGA
- the pheS gene encoding phenylalanine--tRNA ligase subunit alpha yields the protein MDDLKQKYLSQIADAGDESALEDIRLAAVGKKGEVALKMRELGKMTPEERQVAGPALNALKDEINSALSAKKAALGDAALDERLRSEWLDVTLPTRHQRQGSIHPVSQVTEELTAIFAEMGFSVAEGPRIDTDWYNFDALNIPGHHPARAEMDTFYMARAEGDERAPHVLRTHTSPVQIRTMEAEGAPLRIICPGGVYRADYDQTHTPMFHQVEGLAIDKDISMANLKWTLEEFFAAFFEIDGIKTRFRASHFPFTEPSAEVDIQCSWVDGQLRIGEGDGWMEVLGSGMVHPKVLAAGGIDPNEWQGFAFGMGIDRIAMLKYGIPDLRAFFDSDLRWLRHYGFASLDQPNLHGGLSR from the coding sequence ATGGACGATCTGAAGCAAAAGTACCTGAGCCAAATCGCCGATGCCGGTGACGAATCCGCATTGGAAGACATCCGGCTGGCTGCCGTGGGCAAGAAAGGCGAAGTGGCGCTGAAGATGCGCGAGCTTGGCAAGATGACCCCCGAAGAACGGCAGGTCGCTGGCCCCGCGCTGAACGCGCTGAAGGACGAAATCAACTCGGCGCTGTCCGCCAAGAAGGCAGCACTTGGCGATGCCGCGCTAGATGAGCGCCTGCGCAGCGAATGGCTCGACGTGACCCTGCCGACGCGGCACCAGCGTCAGGGCAGCATCCACCCGGTCAGCCAAGTCACCGAAGAGCTAACCGCGATCTTCGCCGAGATGGGTTTCTCGGTCGCCGAAGGCCCGCGCATTGACACCGATTGGTACAACTTCGACGCGCTGAACATCCCTGGCCACCACCCCGCGCGGGCCGAGATGGACACGTTCTATATGGCCCGTGCTGAGGGCGACGAGCGTGCCCCGCATGTGCTGCGCACCCACACCTCCCCGGTGCAGATCCGCACGATGGAGGCCGAAGGCGCGCCCCTGCGCATCATCTGCCCCGGCGGTGTCTACCGTGCCGATTACGACCAGACCCACACGCCGATGTTCCATCAGGTCGAAGGTCTGGCGATCGACAAGGACATCTCTATGGCGAACCTCAAGTGGACGCTTGAGGAATTCTTTGCCGCCTTCTTTGAGATTGACGGCATCAAAACCCGCTTCCGCGCCTCGCACTTCCCCTTCACCGAACCTTCGGCTGAAGTCGATATCCAGTGCTCTTGGGTCGACGGCCAGCTGCGCATTGGCGAAGGCGACGGCTGGATGGAAGTGCTGGGCTCCGGCATGGTGCACCCCAAGGTGCTGGCCGCGGGCGGGATCGACCCGAACGAATGGCAGGGCTTTGCCTTTGGCATGGGGATCGACCGGATCGCGATGCTGAAATACGGGATTCCGGATCTGCGGGCGTTCTTTGATTCAGACCTGCGCTGGCTGCGGCATTATGGGTTCGCGAGTTTGGATCAGCCGAATTTGCATGGTGGGTTGAGTAGGTGA
- a CDS encoding type 1 glutamine amidotransferase domain-containing protein: MKILMVLTSHDELGDTGNKTGFWLEEFAAPYYVFKDAGADVTLASPKGGQPPLDPNSDSDDAQTDATRRFKDDEAAQKALGSTKVLGDVDADGFDAIFYPGGHGPLWDLANDADSKRLIETFWASDRPVGAVCHAPAVFRDTEHEGKPLVSGKRVTGFTNTEEEGVGLTDVVPFLVEDMLKKNGGEYSKGDDWASYVLVDGKLVTGQNPASSEEAAKEMLALLK; this comes from the coding sequence ATGAAAATCCTGATGGTTCTGACATCGCATGATGAGCTTGGCGACACCGGCAATAAAACCGGCTTCTGGCTCGAAGAATTCGCCGCGCCCTACTACGTCTTTAAAGACGCTGGCGCCGACGTGACCCTCGCCTCGCCCAAAGGCGGCCAGCCGCCGCTCGACCCCAACAGCGACAGCGACGACGCGCAGACCGATGCGACCCGCCGTTTCAAAGACGACGAAGCCGCTCAGAAAGCCCTCGGCTCGACCAAAGTGCTGGGCGATGTGGATGCGGACGGTTTCGACGCGATCTTCTACCCCGGCGGCCACGGCCCGCTGTGGGATCTGGCCAATGACGCCGACAGCAAGCGCTTGATTGAAACCTTCTGGGCTTCCGACCGCCCTGTTGGTGCCGTCTGCCACGCGCCTGCCGTGTTCAGAGACACCGAACATGAAGGTAAGCCGCTGGTTTCCGGCAAGCGCGTCACCGGCTTTACCAACACCGAAGAAGAGGGCGTTGGCCTTACCGATGTGGTGCCTTTCTTGGTCGAAGACATGCTGAAGAAGAACGGTGGCGAGTACAGCAAAGGCGACGATTGGGCATCATATGTGCTGGTCGACGGCAAGTTGGTGACCGGCCAGAACCCCGCCTCTTCCGAAGAAGCGGCGAAAGAAATGCTGGCACTGTTGAAGTAA
- a CDS encoding Hint domain-containing protein produces MPAIVINRLDEDPHETVHGIRDDTSSRGVDLEGARITLTYADGTTETLTWHATDAYTNGAAVGEHSKMSFGFDWHHLETTKPLATMEIDLQPASSVFDTTYALDDDPNGGSTPGSLDGFPFRLGEGSQDLAGDLEVTYSGIVNLAGSPPAGDLFTTMTVDFSDLPKGGLLGDLTWNSDIDTMSKDGDLVSTGVACFTRGTLITTDRGDLPVEALSPGMRVLTQGGYQELVTALRRCVDAPELARNPKLYPIRITAGALGAGLPKRDLIVSRQHRMVARSGIVKRMCGAMTVLVAAIRLTELPGITVEDKVERVEYFHLIFKEHQIIYAEGAPTESFLLNADTAKTIGHAQREEFARLFPDQVVSSDFGPSAQPIPSGNMQKRLVERHKKNGRELLSV; encoded by the coding sequence ATGCCCGCAATAGTGATTAATAGGTTAGATGAGGATCCGCATGAGACGGTCCACGGCATCCGCGACGATACCAGTTCGCGCGGCGTCGATCTGGAAGGCGCGCGGATCACGCTGACCTATGCGGATGGAACCACCGAAACGCTTACGTGGCACGCGACGGACGCGTATACAAACGGCGCGGCGGTCGGTGAGCATTCAAAAATGTCCTTCGGCTTTGATTGGCACCATCTGGAAACCACCAAGCCGCTGGCAACCATGGAGATTGACCTCCAGCCCGCGAGCTCTGTTTTTGATACAACCTATGCGCTGGATGACGATCCAAACGGCGGCTCAACCCCCGGTTCGCTTGATGGGTTTCCTTTCCGGCTGGGTGAGGGGTCTCAGGATTTAGCCGGTGACCTTGAGGTGACCTATTCCGGTATCGTCAATCTGGCGGGAAGCCCCCCTGCGGGCGATCTCTTTACCACGATGACCGTTGATTTCTCAGACCTGCCCAAAGGTGGGTTGCTGGGAGATCTGACATGGAACTCTGATATTGATACGATGAGCAAGGATGGCGACCTTGTTTCGACGGGCGTAGCTTGTTTCACACGGGGCACGTTGATCACCACCGACAGGGGCGATCTGCCAGTTGAGGCATTGTCACCCGGCATGCGCGTCTTAACCCAAGGCGGCTATCAAGAGCTGGTCACCGCGCTGCGGCGTTGTGTGGACGCGCCCGAGCTTGCCAGAAACCCCAAGCTTTACCCCATCCGTATCACTGCAGGCGCATTGGGCGCGGGGCTGCCCAAGCGCGACCTTATTGTGTCCCGCCAGCACCGCATGGTGGCGCGGTCCGGCATCGTCAAACGCATGTGCGGTGCGATGACGGTACTGGTCGCCGCCATCCGGCTTACCGAGCTGCCGGGGATCACTGTCGAGGATAAGGTCGAACGGGTCGAGTACTTTCATCTGATCTTTAAAGAGCATCAAATCATCTATGCAGAAGGCGCACCGACCGAGAGTTTCCTGCTTAACGCTGACACTGCAAAGACAATTGGTCATGCGCAGCGTGAAGAGTTCGCCCGACTATTTCCTGATCAGGTTGTCAGCAGCGATTTCGGCCCGTCTGCCCAGCCAATCCCTTCAGGAAACATGCAAAAGCGGCTGGTCGAAAGACACAAGAAGAACGGGCGCGAATTGCTATCGGTCTAG
- the rplT gene encoding 50S ribosomal protein L20 — translation MSRVKGGTVTHARHKKIIKAAKGYYGRRKNVFKVATQAVDKANQYATRDRKNRKRNFRALWIQRINAAVRSHDEALTYSRFINGLSLAGIEVDRKVLADLAVHEPEAFGAIVKQAQDALAA, via the coding sequence ATGTCCCGAGTAAAAGGTGGTACAGTCACCCACGCGCGTCACAAAAAGATCATCAAAGCCGCAAAAGGCTATTATGGTCGGCGCAAAAACGTCTTCAAGGTCGCCACGCAGGCGGTCGACAAGGCCAACCAATATGCAACGCGTGACCGTAAGAATCGCAAGCGCAACTTCCGCGCTCTGTGGATCCAGCGGATCAACGCCGCCGTGCGCAGCCACGACGAGGCGCTGACATACAGCCGCTTCATCAATGGTCTGTCGCTGGCCGGTATCGAAGTGGACCGTAAGGTTCTGGCCGATCTGGCCGTGCATGAGCCCGAAGCCTTTGGCGCGATCGTCAAGCAGGCACAGGACGCACTGGCAGCCTAA
- the rpmI gene encoding 50S ribosomal protein L35: MPKMKTKSSAKKRFKVSATGKVIGSQAGKQHGMIKRTNKFIRNARGTTTLSEPDAKIIKGFMPYAR; this comes from the coding sequence ATGCCCAAGATGAAGACGAAATCGAGCGCCAAAAAGCGCTTTAAGGTCTCGGCGACTGGTAAGGTCATCGGCAGCCAAGCTGGCAAACAGCACGGCATGATCAAACGGACCAACAAGTTCATCCGTAACGCACGCGGCACGACAACACTGTCCGAGCCCGATGCAAAGATCATCAAGGGCTTCATGCCCTACGCCCGCTGA